A genomic region of Gemmata massiliana contains the following coding sequences:
- the holA gene encoding DNA polymerase III subunit delta: MDALQFLATKDSKRQSVYALVGDEDFLKRHARERIISVVLGEEDPSFAVSVYAGDKLDFSTARNELETLPFLAPCRVVIVENADKFVTDNRPALEAYCAKPSRVGVLILDVKTFPETTKLAKALPDAAKIGCKALPIYKLSAWCVEWAKTAHKKKLAAGAADLLVELVGTSMGLLDQEIGKLANAVGSKPGIAAEDVDALVGRSKAADVFRIMDAVGEGRPGEALSILQELFGEGEDPMAVIGPLTAQLRKLATVGRLHLVEKMALGPAMDAANVPKWDKARISFDKQLKHLGGRRLLKLPDWLVEINHGLKGGNALPERVQVERLVVTLARPLVPAKA, translated from the coding sequence ATGGACGCACTGCAATTCCTCGCGACGAAGGACTCCAAGCGCCAGTCGGTATACGCCCTCGTCGGTGACGAAGACTTCCTGAAGCGGCACGCCCGCGAGCGCATCATTTCTGTCGTGCTCGGGGAGGAAGACCCGTCGTTCGCGGTCAGCGTGTACGCGGGCGACAAGCTCGACTTCTCCACGGCCCGTAACGAACTCGAAACGCTCCCGTTCCTCGCGCCGTGTCGCGTTGTGATCGTGGAGAATGCCGACAAGTTCGTGACCGACAACCGGCCCGCGCTGGAGGCGTACTGCGCGAAGCCGAGTCGCGTCGGGGTGCTGATTCTCGACGTCAAGACGTTCCCGGAAACCACCAAACTCGCGAAAGCGCTCCCCGACGCGGCCAAGATCGGGTGCAAGGCCCTGCCCATATACAAGCTCTCAGCGTGGTGCGTCGAATGGGCGAAGACCGCTCACAAAAAGAAGCTCGCAGCGGGCGCTGCGGATTTGCTCGTCGAACTCGTCGGCACGTCGATGGGCTTGCTCGACCAAGAGATCGGCAAACTCGCGAACGCGGTAGGTTCCAAGCCCGGCATTGCGGCCGAAGACGTGGACGCGCTCGTGGGCCGCAGCAAAGCGGCCGACGTGTTCCGCATCATGGACGCGGTCGGCGAGGGGCGCCCCGGGGAAGCCCTGAGTATCCTTCAGGAACTGTTCGGCGAGGGCGAAGACCCGATGGCCGTTATCGGCCCACTCACGGCCCAGCTCCGCAAACTCGCCACCGTGGGGCGGCTCCATTTAGTAGAGAAAATGGCACTCGGCCCTGCGATGGATGCGGCCAACGTGCCGAAGTGGGACAAGGCACGGATCAGTTTCGATAAGCAGCTCAAGCACCTCGGCGGGCGCCGACTGTTGAAGCTCCCCGATTGGCTGGTCGAAATCAACCACGGCTTGAAGGGCGGAAACGCATTGCCGGAGCGGGTGCAGGTTGAGCGCTTGGTTGTGACCCTCGCGCGCCCGCTCGTTCCTGCCAAGGCGTGA
- a CDS encoding NAD(P)H-hydrate epimerase yields MFTLSRDEVRELDRRAINAFGVPGVVLMENAGRGCAELLMRLNPERKPVVILCGPGNNGGDGFVIARHLDNHGWPVKVWLLADAKKLTADAAVNCGVAKASGLVGDQPSVLDGWVVDALFGTGLSRALEEPHATWVAGINASRCPVLAIDIPSGLDCDTGEPLGPTVKAAHTATFVAHKRGFINTASKSWTGEVHVIDIGAPRVLVDEYRQKTGDRPA; encoded by the coding sequence ATGTTCACACTATCACGCGACGAGGTGCGAGAACTGGATCGCCGGGCGATCAACGCGTTCGGCGTTCCGGGCGTGGTGCTCATGGAGAACGCCGGGCGCGGGTGCGCTGAACTCCTCATGCGCCTGAACCCGGAGCGCAAGCCGGTCGTGATTCTGTGCGGACCAGGTAACAACGGTGGCGACGGCTTCGTCATCGCGCGACACCTGGACAACCACGGGTGGCCGGTGAAGGTGTGGCTTCTGGCCGATGCAAAGAAGCTAACGGCCGACGCCGCGGTGAACTGCGGTGTGGCCAAAGCGAGCGGACTTGTCGGCGATCAGCCCAGTGTGCTCGACGGTTGGGTCGTAGACGCTCTTTTTGGAACGGGATTGAGCCGCGCGCTGGAGGAACCGCACGCGACGTGGGTAGCGGGGATTAACGCCTCCCGTTGCCCGGTCCTCGCGATCGATATTCCTTCCGGTCTCGATTGCGATACGGGCGAACCGCTCGGCCCGACCGTGAAAGCCGCACACACCGCGACCTTCGTGGCCCACAAACGCGGATTCATCAACACCGCATCGAAGTCCTGGACCGGCGAAGTTCACGTGATTGACATTGGCGCGCCGCGTGTCCTTGTGGATGAATACAGACAGAAGACCGGCGACCGACCGGCGTGA
- a CDS encoding gamma-glutamylcyclotransferase family protein: MATTKTLLFVYGTLKRGGRNYPRIAHQEFIAEVVTAARYRVIDLGPYPGLICDAINGFAVHGELFAVDARGLAELDEFEDVPNLFVRDRVEIPGYEPVWAYYTNVPAPAGARTGDRWPLTGG, encoded by the coding sequence GTGGCAACAACGAAAACTCTCTTATTCGTATATGGCACACTAAAACGTGGCGGGCGCAATTATCCGCGGATCGCGCACCAGGAGTTTATTGCGGAAGTGGTGACTGCGGCACGATATCGGGTGATTGATCTCGGGCCTTACCCCGGGCTGATTTGTGACGCGATCAATGGTTTCGCGGTCCACGGGGAGCTGTTTGCTGTGGACGCACGCGGGCTTGCGGAACTGGACGAGTTCGAGGACGTCCCGAACTTGTTCGTGCGCGACCGCGTCGAGATTCCCGGGTACGAACCGGTATGGGCCTACTACACGAACGTCCCCGCTCCCGCGGGCGCGCGAACCGGTGATCGCTGGCCGCTCACGGGCGGGTAG
- a CDS encoding sigma-70 family RNA polymerase sigma factor, producing the protein MPTHTLSAVVSRVRRAALGAAPNVRTDGGLLGAFLADRDSDAFAELVARFGPMVFAVCRRLTGHHQDAEDAFQAAFVVLARKAGSVSPREAVGVWLYGVAVRTAREARAVASKRRTREVPTDRLPDVARAEQQPDDTGTVLHEELAGLPEKFRALLVLCDLEGRPQVEVADRLELPVGTVYSRLATARRLLAERLRQRGVALPVCGLSVWLASTARATVPAELSAKAVTAAVAPDSVPAAVAALTLRVLQTMSLHKLNVVAAGGLVLVLGWVIAECLTGGGFAQEPPRPAAVETKKVDEPKPQPAPKKAGPGTLLLTREGPFHVLTPDGKKVSEFSAPEKTHGSGSGRLSPDGTRVAVVVVEDGPPRATPPETWPFKVVVRTLGKLDSEKTWDLPAQNLNLNWTADGKRLVVVKHPDVEHGKNVENLLLDPETGKTSTLDLPAGVQVLDCGKDGKTFLVTFAEEKKKKIGLAVLGDATVRELVEVPDWPPGGVTGRLSPDGTKVLFSAADPERKNAHKWGLSHRPYLLDVKTKKAEPVPEFPENGRVTGIAWAPDGRRIAYAWQQLHDELLKKDQISANDAAIETEAFLVVADANGKNPKTITSDKGPFATNMIFGTIDWR; encoded by the coding sequence ATGCCAACCCACACCCTGTCCGCCGTCGTCTCTCGCGTGCGCCGGGCCGCGCTCGGGGCAGCCCCCAACGTCCGTACCGACGGAGGGCTGCTCGGCGCGTTCCTCGCGGACCGCGATAGCGACGCCTTCGCCGAACTGGTCGCTCGGTTCGGACCGATGGTGTTCGCGGTTTGTCGGCGGCTCACCGGGCACCACCAGGACGCGGAAGACGCTTTCCAGGCGGCGTTCGTGGTCCTGGCCCGGAAAGCGGGCTCGGTGTCCCCGCGCGAGGCGGTCGGGGTCTGGCTCTACGGCGTCGCCGTTCGCACCGCTCGGGAGGCTCGCGCCGTGGCCAGCAAGCGCCGGACCCGCGAAGTTCCGACCGACCGGCTCCCGGACGTCGCCCGGGCCGAACAACAGCCCGACGACACGGGAACCGTTCTGCACGAGGAACTGGCGGGATTGCCCGAGAAGTTCCGCGCGCTGCTGGTGCTGTGCGACCTGGAGGGCCGTCCTCAAGTCGAGGTGGCCGACCGACTCGAATTGCCCGTCGGGACGGTGTACAGCCGGCTCGCGACGGCGCGCCGGCTCCTGGCGGAGCGGTTGCGGCAGCGCGGGGTTGCTCTGCCGGTTTGCGGGTTGTCGGTCTGGCTCGCCTCGACCGCGCGGGCCACGGTGCCGGCCGAGTTGTCCGCGAAGGCCGTCACTGCGGCCGTCGCTCCGGACTCCGTTCCCGCGGCAGTCGCCGCGCTGACACTGAGAGTGCTCCAAACCATGTCCCTTCACAAGTTGAACGTCGTCGCGGCCGGTGGGCTGGTGCTCGTCCTCGGCTGGGTAATCGCGGAATGTCTGACCGGCGGGGGATTCGCCCAGGAACCGCCCAGACCAGCCGCAGTCGAGACCAAAAAAGTAGACGAGCCAAAGCCACAACCCGCCCCCAAGAAGGCCGGCCCTGGCACGCTATTACTCACGCGCGAAGGCCCGTTCCACGTGCTGACGCCGGACGGCAAGAAGGTGTCCGAGTTCTCCGCCCCTGAGAAAACGCACGGCTCCGGGAGCGGGCGCCTCTCGCCGGACGGCACGCGGGTCGCCGTCGTGGTCGTCGAAGACGGCCCCCCGCGAGCCACCCCACCAGAAACGTGGCCGTTCAAGGTCGTCGTGCGAACGCTGGGCAAACTCGATTCGGAGAAGACCTGGGATCTGCCCGCTCAGAACCTGAACCTCAACTGGACCGCCGACGGAAAACGGCTCGTCGTGGTCAAGCACCCCGACGTCGAACACGGCAAGAACGTCGAGAACCTGTTGCTCGACCCGGAAACCGGCAAGACGAGTACGCTCGACCTTCCGGCCGGAGTTCAAGTGCTCGATTGCGGGAAGGACGGGAAGACGTTCTTGGTCACGTTCGCGGAGGAGAAGAAGAAAAAAATCGGGCTGGCCGTACTCGGCGACGCGACCGTGCGCGAACTGGTCGAAGTTCCGGACTGGCCCCCAGGTGGAGTAACCGGCCGACTGTCGCCGGACGGAACGAAGGTGCTGTTCTCGGCCGCTGATCCGGAACGGAAAAATGCCCACAAATGGGGACTCAGCCACCGTCCGTACCTGCTCGACGTGAAGACCAAGAAAGCCGAACCGGTGCCGGAGTTCCCGGAGAACGGCCGGGTGACCGGGATCGCGTGGGCACCGGACGGCCGGCGCATCGCGTATGCGTGGCAACAGTTGCACGACGAACTGTTAAAGAAAGATCAAATCTCCGCGAACGACGCCGCGATCGAGACGGAAGCGTTCCTGGTCGTCGCCGACGCGAACGGGAAGAACCCCAAAACGATCACCTCGGACAAGGGACCGTTCGCCACCAACATGATCTTCGGCACGATCGACTGGCGGTGA
- the rho gene encoding transcription termination factor Rho yields the protein MPDAKGVEGSPLPRPSLLRAAAAKRPFRKPTDGPAGPVTGAPPAPAPVAPPPERIERERPERVERPRPVHTGSRLDDLYRMPMPELFALAEKEGIREHTGMSRAQLIVGVVRRQIERGEVVRGSGTLEVLPDGYGFLRSQAHNYLASPEDIYVSPSQIRRMSLRTGLVVEGPIRLPIENQDNFALMQIELVNNKHPDEGTGVTSFEDLTPLHPNERLRLESAPDELSMRIVDLITPVGKGQRGLIVAPPRTGKTILLAKMANAIIRNHPESYVFVLLVDERPEEVTEMQRLVNSPNAEVVASTFDEPPEEHIHVSEIVLEKAKRMVEMKKDVIILLDSITRLARAHNTEAPGGGKLLSGGLDSNAMQKPKRFFGAARNVEEGGSLTILATALVDTGSRMDEVIFEEFKGTGNSELHLDRRLVEKRVYPAIDAVKSGTRKEELLMHPEEYDKVRILRRVLADMHPVEAMEMLLNKSRKTKSNMEFLLSMNLG from the coding sequence ATGCCCGACGCCAAGGGCGTCGAAGGGTCGCCACTGCCGCGCCCCTCACTTCTCCGTGCCGCAGCCGCCAAGCGGCCCTTTCGTAAGCCGACCGATGGCCCCGCTGGTCCCGTGACGGGCGCCCCGCCGGCCCCGGCTCCCGTCGCTCCGCCCCCCGAACGCATCGAGCGCGAACGGCCCGAGCGCGTCGAGCGGCCGCGCCCCGTCCACACCGGCTCCCGGCTCGACGACCTCTACCGCATGCCGATGCCGGAACTCTTCGCGCTCGCGGAGAAAGAGGGCATCCGCGAGCACACCGGGATGAGCCGGGCGCAACTCATCGTCGGCGTCGTCCGCCGGCAGATCGAGCGCGGCGAAGTGGTCCGCGGGTCCGGCACCCTGGAAGTGCTGCCCGACGGCTACGGGTTCCTCCGCAGCCAGGCGCACAACTACCTCGCCAGCCCGGAAGACATCTACGTTTCGCCGTCGCAGATCCGCCGCATGAGCCTCCGCACCGGGCTCGTGGTGGAAGGCCCGATCCGGCTCCCGATCGAGAACCAGGACAACTTCGCCCTGATGCAGATCGAGCTGGTGAACAACAAGCACCCCGACGAGGGGACGGGCGTCACCAGCTTCGAAGACCTCACGCCGCTGCACCCGAACGAGCGGCTCCGGCTCGAGAGCGCGCCCGACGAGCTCTCGATGCGGATCGTGGACCTCATCACCCCCGTGGGCAAGGGCCAGCGCGGGCTGATCGTCGCCCCGCCGCGGACCGGGAAGACCATCCTGCTCGCGAAGATGGCCAACGCGATCATCCGCAACCACCCCGAGTCCTACGTGTTCGTGCTGCTCGTGGACGAGCGCCCGGAAGAAGTGACCGAAATGCAGCGGCTGGTGAACAGCCCGAACGCCGAGGTGGTCGCGAGCACCTTCGACGAGCCGCCGGAAGAACACATCCACGTGTCCGAGATCGTGCTGGAGAAGGCCAAGCGGATGGTGGAGATGAAGAAGGACGTCATCATCCTTCTCGACTCGATCACGCGGTTGGCCCGCGCCCACAACACCGAGGCCCCGGGCGGCGGGAAACTGCTCTCCGGTGGTCTCGACTCCAACGCGATGCAGAAACCGAAGCGGTTCTTCGGTGCCGCGCGTAACGTCGAAGAGGGCGGCTCGCTTACCATCCTGGCGACGGCGCTGGTGGACACCGGCTCGCGCATGGACGAGGTCATCTTCGAGGAGTTCAAGGGCACGGGTAACAGCGAGCTCCACCTCGACCGCCGGCTCGTCGAGAAGCGGGTCTACCCCGCCATCGACGCGGTGAAGAGCGGGACGCGGAAGGAAGAGCTCCTGATGCACCCCGAGGAGTACGACAAGGTGCGCATCCTGCGCCGCGTGCTGGCCGACATGCACCCGGTGGAAGCGATGGAAATGCTCCTGAACAAGTCGCGGAAGACGAAGTCCAACATGGAGTTCCTCCTCTCGATGAACCTGGGCTGA
- a CDS encoding DUF1559 domain-containing protein, with protein sequence MSTPRRTGFTLIELLVVIAIIAILIGLLLPAVQKVREAAARMKCTNNLKQIGLAFHNIHTTEERFPPGALDNGAMWSAWLMPYLEQTAVYQAIWVIPESGHNDDGLVGPSGSNGNWAVGGGSGAALANASITGASINERNIAACELLIPGLRCPSSTIPEHSFSPSYENWFVAKRTPISYAVCASGTRTQLYVHTDVQNLDGAFQSIRRTTWGGRLRMRDFTDGLSNTVFVGEEEYTLKTSYTDAELDLQGAARRKACWQFGSDSIDCDYGFNEAFGSTGVRLNYPKKTISDPTADLEAYIASFGSRHTGGANFMLGDGSVRFIRDGIDPATYSGLGTRAGGEVLGDY encoded by the coding sequence ATGTCAACTCCGCGTCGCACCGGTTTCACCCTGATCGAACTGTTGGTCGTGATCGCGATCATTGCGATCCTCATCGGGCTGTTGCTCCCGGCCGTGCAAAAGGTCCGCGAGGCCGCGGCCCGCATGAAGTGCACGAACAATTTGAAGCAGATCGGGCTGGCGTTCCACAACATCCACACGACCGAAGAACGGTTCCCGCCCGGCGCCCTGGACAACGGGGCCATGTGGTCCGCGTGGCTCATGCCGTACCTCGAACAAACGGCCGTCTACCAGGCGATCTGGGTGATCCCGGAGAGCGGGCACAACGACGACGGGCTCGTCGGGCCGTCGGGCTCGAACGGGAACTGGGCCGTCGGCGGCGGGTCCGGGGCGGCCCTCGCGAACGCCTCGATCACCGGCGCGAGCATCAACGAGCGCAACATCGCGGCGTGCGAGCTGCTGATCCCCGGGCTCCGGTGCCCGTCGTCCACGATCCCCGAGCACTCGTTCAGCCCGAGCTACGAGAACTGGTTCGTCGCCAAGCGCACCCCGATCAGCTACGCGGTGTGCGCGTCCGGCACGCGGACGCAGCTCTACGTCCACACCGACGTTCAGAACCTCGACGGCGCGTTCCAGAGCATCCGCCGGACGACCTGGGGCGGGCGCCTGCGGATGCGGGACTTCACGGACGGCCTCTCGAACACCGTGTTCGTGGGTGAGGAAGAGTACACGCTCAAGACCTCGTACACCGACGCGGAACTCGACCTCCAGGGCGCCGCGCGCCGCAAGGCGTGCTGGCAGTTCGGCTCCGACAGCATCGACTGCGACTACGGGTTCAACGAGGCGTTCGGCTCGACCGGCGTTCGGCTCAACTACCCGAAAAAGACCATCTCGGACCCGACCGCCGACCTGGAAGCCTACATCGCCAGCTTCGGCAGCCGCCACACCGGTGGGGCCAACTTCATGCTGGGCGACGGGTCCGTCCGGTTCATCCGCGACGGCATCGACCCGGCCACGTACAGCGGCCTGGGCACCCGCGCCGGGGGTGAAGTTCTCGGCGACTACTAA
- a CDS encoding TolB-like translocation protein produces MRRFANWKFALPILGLLAIGGSAWYFLFAKGTRYALPEATDLRPFVRTNPPVPVVFTSRSEPASFQAAAPEAEGFTYPGTIPWAAQEGRLRLLDTNGKVYELTWGRVLPDGGTLIDVMSPSVTLDGTRVLFAGRKAAPDAGRWRIYQVNVDGSDLKPLTGGPDDPGCIALPPLRFALDGTRIPDTERRHLDFDDVDPTDLGPAGIAFASSRVPDLGRDHARRAMQIWVMPIGGTPTLRSANRNNDRWPVLVSQDMIVFSLWSRNREVITADLSDVRPVSTGGTFATRPPDHWMAARVTPNGADFGYAVKCPEPVWRPRPLFNGRIAFMTEGPAGRMRLAQADWGHLRSAPSSLGASAEMPSTGGELSFGPSRDADGRELSAGCPSACPGGSVLFAASPVEAAPGAFGLYTTSDDWAGTPSAPQLVFDDPALVDAEPVAVYARALTPEPVVRAEPAATGFARPAKLKLVGGREHTGPSGYIENASVLDAMYIDPPDAPDPIRSPIPDPRAPNKPTGYRAPAILPPPDVRSVAFYASYRDRFDDPTQPRITGSWEKLTVAPLNDEGKLYTWVPADPSTPTVVVGLNADGKVAKWTAPTKGGNGRAPTFYAIAGDHYSGIRANGYHYCTGCHTGHTFAAADIRERQK; encoded by the coding sequence ATGCGTCGCTTCGCGAATTGGAAGTTCGCTCTCCCCATCCTCGGGTTGCTCGCGATCGGCGGAAGCGCGTGGTACTTCCTGTTCGCGAAAGGCACCCGCTACGCACTGCCCGAAGCCACCGACTTGCGCCCGTTCGTTCGCACCAACCCACCGGTGCCGGTCGTCTTCACGTCTCGCTCCGAGCCGGCAAGTTTCCAGGCCGCGGCCCCCGAAGCCGAGGGTTTCACCTATCCGGGAACGATCCCGTGGGCGGCACAAGAAGGGCGTCTGCGGTTACTCGACACGAACGGCAAAGTGTACGAACTGACGTGGGGCCGCGTGCTCCCCGACGGCGGCACGCTGATCGACGTGATGAGCCCGTCCGTCACGCTCGACGGTACGCGAGTCCTGTTTGCCGGGCGAAAGGCGGCCCCCGATGCGGGGCGCTGGCGGATCTATCAGGTCAACGTCGACGGGAGTGACCTCAAACCGCTGACCGGCGGACCGGACGATCCCGGGTGCATTGCCCTTCCCCCACTACGATTCGCGCTCGACGGCACGCGAATCCCGGACACCGAGCGCCGACACCTCGACTTCGACGACGTGGACCCGACCGACCTCGGACCAGCCGGGATCGCATTCGCGTCGAGTCGGGTGCCGGACTTGGGGCGCGACCACGCGCGGCGCGCCATGCAAATCTGGGTGATGCCGATCGGCGGAACCCCGACCCTGCGGTCCGCGAACCGCAACAACGATCGCTGGCCCGTCCTCGTCTCCCAGGACATGATCGTGTTCAGTTTGTGGAGCCGGAACCGAGAAGTGATAACGGCGGACCTTTCGGACGTGCGCCCGGTATCTACGGGCGGCACGTTCGCGACGCGCCCTCCGGACCACTGGATGGCCGCACGGGTCACGCCCAACGGGGCCGATTTCGGCTATGCGGTCAAGTGCCCGGAACCGGTCTGGCGCCCGCGCCCGCTCTTTAATGGGCGCATCGCGTTCATGACAGAAGGCCCGGCCGGGCGTATGCGACTGGCCCAGGCCGATTGGGGGCACCTCCGCTCGGCTCCGAGTTCGCTTGGCGCGAGCGCAGAAATGCCGAGCACGGGCGGCGAACTCTCGTTCGGCCCCAGCCGGGACGCGGACGGGCGCGAGTTGTCCGCCGGGTGCCCATCCGCGTGCCCCGGCGGGTCAGTCCTCTTCGCCGCGTCCCCGGTCGAAGCAGCGCCGGGCGCGTTCGGACTCTACACCACCTCGGACGACTGGGCCGGCACGCCCTCCGCTCCACAACTCGTGTTCGACGACCCCGCACTCGTGGACGCGGAGCCGGTTGCCGTTTATGCACGAGCGCTGACGCCCGAACCGGTTGTTCGCGCGGAGCCAGCCGCGACCGGGTTCGCCCGCCCCGCGAAACTCAAACTCGTCGGCGGGCGCGAACACACTGGGCCGAGCGGGTACATCGAGAACGCCTCGGTTCTCGACGCCATGTACATCGATCCGCCGGACGCGCCGGACCCGATTCGCTCGCCGATCCCGGACCCGCGTGCGCCCAACAAACCGACGGGCTACCGGGCGCCGGCCATCTTACCGCCACCCGATGTACGTTCGGTCGCGTTCTACGCCTCTTACCGGGACCGGTTCGACGATCCGACCCAACCGCGAATCACCGGTTCGTGGGAGAAATTAACGGTCGCGCCGCTCAACGACGAGGGGAAGTTGTACACCTGGGTTCCGGCCGATCCCTCGACCCCGACCGTCGTGGTCGGGCTGAATGCGGACGGTAAAGTTGCGAAATGGACCGCGCCGACGAAGGGCGGCAACGGCCGCGCCCCCACGTTCTACGCCATCGCGGGTGACCACTACAGCGGCATCCGCGCGAACGGCTACCATTACTGCACCGGGTGCCACACCGGGCACACGTTCGCGGCCGCGGACATCCGCGAACGACAGAAGTAA
- a CDS encoding DUF255 domain-containing protein, which yields MRSRLFAFLLCAVCALAFSASGTAQPKEKSKEKGKPNKLAKESSPYLLQHAYNPVEWYPWGPEAFERAKKEKKLIFLSIGYSACHWCHVMERESFSNAEIAKILNTNFVCIKVDREERPDVDEIYMTALQASDQQGGWPLSMFLTPEGKPIFGATYFPPEDKKVGEDTIPGFKTVLGKVIEFDKDRADLEAQAERIAKRTIEMLDANSRIVALVPIKRELVTGGVDAFDIDPEHGGTGNKRRDFRGTKFPRPPVWGFLLAQSKKPGNERLAKLTNTTLAKMLEGGIYDHLGGGFHRYSTERTWTVPHFEKMLYDNGQLVELYSEAHALDPRPEYKRVVAETLGFIKREMTAPEKGFYSALDADSNEKEGEFYVWTADEIKKVLGADADVALFKAVYGVTSPNFEEKFHILRLPKALSEIAKEQKLTEAELLAKLEPLKKKLFDVRAKRERPFLDTKIITAWNGQMIAGYAKAGEVFKEKAYTQAATDAADFVLTRMRDKDGRLLRIFAAPPGEKPTAKGAAFIDDYAYLIHGLLNLHDATGEQKWLDAAKQLTDLAVKHYGDAVGGGFFFTAADSEKLFARSKDSYDGVQPSGNSQMARNLLRLGVKLKDDSYRDRGIRTVKSFSLALSTNPTSMPLMLRTLDELLDAAGEPDKSAQKDNPKPKKPKESADVVTPKLTLDAPKDGKRTFALALTVEAPWHLYANPVGSEMLIESQTEVIVYVGGKKVEAKVEYPKGKELTDSTGSKYFVYEGSATIRGTFPTGGGEVEVRVKLNACKEGLCLPPSELKLK from the coding sequence ATGCGATCCCGCCTGTTCGCCTTCCTGCTGTGCGCGGTGTGTGCGCTCGCGTTTTCCGCTTCGGGCACTGCGCAACCCAAGGAGAAATCGAAAGAGAAGGGGAAGCCGAACAAGCTCGCGAAGGAGAGCAGCCCGTACTTACTCCAACACGCCTACAACCCGGTCGAGTGGTACCCGTGGGGGCCGGAAGCGTTCGAGCGCGCGAAGAAAGAGAAGAAGCTGATCTTCTTGTCGATCGGCTACAGCGCGTGTCACTGGTGCCACGTGATGGAGCGCGAGTCGTTCTCCAACGCCGAAATCGCGAAGATCCTCAACACGAATTTCGTGTGCATCAAAGTCGACCGAGAAGAGCGCCCGGACGTCGACGAGATCTACATGACCGCTCTGCAAGCGAGCGACCAGCAGGGCGGGTGGCCGCTGAGCATGTTCCTCACGCCCGAGGGCAAACCGATCTTCGGCGCGACCTACTTCCCGCCCGAAGACAAGAAGGTCGGCGAGGACACGATTCCCGGGTTCAAGACGGTGCTCGGCAAGGTCATCGAGTTCGATAAGGACCGCGCCGACCTGGAAGCGCAAGCGGAGCGCATCGCGAAGCGCACGATCGAAATGCTCGACGCGAACAGTCGCATCGTCGCGCTCGTGCCGATCAAGCGCGAACTGGTGACCGGGGGCGTGGATGCGTTCGACATCGACCCAGAGCACGGCGGCACCGGGAACAAGCGGCGCGACTTCCGCGGGACGAAGTTCCCGCGCCCGCCCGTGTGGGGGTTCCTGCTCGCGCAGAGCAAGAAACCGGGCAACGAGCGGCTCGCGAAGTTGACCAACACCACGCTCGCGAAGATGCTCGAAGGGGGTATCTACGATCACCTCGGCGGCGGGTTCCACCGCTACAGCACCGAGCGCACGTGGACCGTGCCGCACTTCGAGAAGATGCTCTACGACAACGGGCAGTTGGTCGAACTGTACAGCGAGGCCCACGCGCTCGACCCGCGCCCGGAGTACAAGCGCGTGGTGGCCGAGACGCTCGGGTTCATCAAGCGCGAAATGACGGCGCCGGAGAAGGGCTTCTACTCCGCACTCGATGCGGACAGCAACGAGAAGGAAGGCGAGTTCTACGTCTGGACCGCGGACGAGATCAAAAAGGTACTCGGTGCCGATGCGGATGTCGCGCTGTTCAAGGCGGTGTACGGTGTCACGAGCCCGAACTTCGAGGAGAAGTTCCACATCCTGCGGTTGCCGAAGGCGCTCTCGGAGATCGCAAAGGAGCAGAAGCTGACCGAGGCGGAACTGCTCGCCAAACTTGAGCCACTGAAGAAGAAACTGTTCGACGTGCGCGCGAAACGCGAGCGCCCGTTCCTGGACACAAAAATCATCACCGCCTGGAACGGGCAAATGATTGCCGGGTACGCGAAGGCCGGGGAGGTTTTCAAAGAGAAGGCGTACACACAGGCGGCAACGGACGCGGCGGATTTCGTTCTCACGCGGATGCGCGACAAGGACGGGCGCCTGCTCCGCATCTTCGCCGCGCCGCCGGGCGAGAAACCGACCGCGAAGGGCGCCGCGTTCATTGACGATTATGCCTATTTGATTCACGGCTTGCTGAACCTGCACGACGCGACCGGCGAACAGAAGTGGCTCGACGCCGCGAAGCAGCTCACCGACCTCGCGGTGAAGCACTACGGCGACGCGGTTGGCGGCGGGTTCTTCTTCACCGCGGCGGATAGCGAGAAACTCTTTGCGCGGTCGAAGGACAGTTACGACGGCGTGCAACCGTCGGGCAACTCGCAGATGGCCCGTAATCTGCTTCGGCTCGGGGTGAAGCTGAAGGACGACAGCTACCGCGATCGCGGGATTCGCACGGTCAAATCGTTCTCGTTGGCGCTGAGCACTAACCCCACGAGCATGCCGCTCATGCTCCGCACGCTCGACGAGTTGCTCGATGCGGCCGGCGAACCCGACAAGTCCGCGCAGAAGGACAACCCGAAGCCGAAGAAGCCGAAGGAATCGGCCGACGTCGTGACGCCCAAACTCACGCTCGACGCGCCGAAGGACGGGAAGCGAACGTTCGCGCTCGCGCTGACTGTTGAGGCCCCGTGGCACCTGTACGCGAACCCGGTCGGTTCGGAGATGCTGATCGAATCTCAGACCGAAGTGATCGTGTACGTCGGCGGCAAAAAGGTCGAGGCCAAAGTGGAGTACCCGAAGGGGAAAGAGTTGACCGATTCGACCGGCTCGAAATACTTCGTGTACGAGGGTTCGGCGACGATTCGGGGAACGTTCCCCACCGGGGGAGGAGAAGTCGAGGTTCGGGTGAAACTGAACGCCTGCAAGGAAGGGCTGTGCCTTCCCCCCAGCGAACTGAAACTGAAGTGA